In Cyanobium sp. AMD-g, one genomic interval encodes:
- a CDS encoding peroxiredoxin, translating to MAPALAPGDTAPLIALPDQDGTERRSDQLDGRALVLFFYPKDDTPGCTMEACAFRDSYTDLQELGAAVWGVSGDDAASHRRFANRHRLPFPLLVDGGNRLRKAFGVPSVLGLLPGRVTYVIDGHGVVRHVFNNLLDGPAHRREALEALRGLQAS from the coding sequence GTGGCTCCAGCCCTCGCCCCCGGCGACACCGCCCCCCTGATCGCCCTCCCCGACCAGGACGGCACGGAACGGCGCAGTGACCAGCTGGACGGCAGGGCCCTGGTGCTGTTCTTCTACCCCAAGGACGACACCCCCGGCTGCACCATGGAGGCCTGCGCCTTCCGCGACAGCTACACCGACCTGCAGGAGCTCGGAGCCGCGGTGTGGGGCGTCAGCGGCGACGATGCCGCCAGCCACCGGCGCTTCGCCAACCGGCACCGGCTGCCGTTCCCCTTGCTGGTGGATGGCGGCAACCGGCTGCGCAAGGCCTTCGGCGTGCCCAGCGTGCTGGGCCTGCTGCCCGGCAGGGTCACCTACGTCATCGATGGCCACGGGGTGGTCCGCCACGTGTTCAACAACCTGCTGGACGGCCCGGCCCACCGGCGCGAGGCCCTGGAGGCCCTGCGGGGCCTCCAGGCGTCCTGA